The proteins below come from a single Tachypleus tridentatus isolate NWPU-2018 chromosome 13, ASM421037v1, whole genome shotgun sequence genomic window:
- the LOC143237702 gene encoding uncharacterized protein LOC143237702 produces MSQKCLQRPEISDSSKLINSLTQENSQKVIEDDNKVSHSDHQQVPHFSQPNTHQQIVLQTTPTQKPKNIESQGQKKQQTKTNPQDWSPVSDLSPIMDVSPSVEAAEQEFMEKFRQKSEEAEKSKSVVHATIPRATSGTISGMIADFNKTLGLSGGYTVENQQSKVNLPRSINMSPLHSSAREAGARKDQNQNVVHQNDEKEYQEISKPDEDNATVELPPQPSPSRRIHRRLPQPTMEQMQAAVVMAAQTPKGKASSQTVVKSIDPQNSLGNVKNVHIKPLSAAPPVSSSNLHDNKQSEQQILVENSSTDQIDLTLTANIHQTDDPSNQTSQHLTNQKAFALSQSVQSLTSPVVLMCGVTSFVTSSTTTMTTVTSRQVVAGATILEPICVESKPPALEVGKDLCIKDSSSSGNGSSQNHRTVKDKTSENSDTQSDPDNWRSGKIRRKLPPLPRDQEPSPIPARKSKDRTRNLSIGSTPVHLAENGGLCGHHRWMVLLRPGPLET; encoded by the exons ATGTCACAGAAATGTCTTCAGCGTCCTGAGATATCCGACTCTTCGAAGTTGATTAATTCACTTACACAAGAGAATAGCCAGAAGGTGATAGAAGATGATAACAAAGTTTCTCACAGTGATCACCAGCAAGTACCTCACTTTTCTCAGCCTAATACTCACCAGCAAATCGTGTTGCAAACGACCCCTACACAAAAGCCCAAAAACATTGAATCACAGGggcaaaagaaacaacaaacgaAAACTAATCCACAAGACTGGTCGCCAGTGTCGGATTTGTCTCCAATCATGGACGTGTCTCCCTCTGTCGAGGCGGCGGAACAGGAATTTATGGAAAAGTTTCGACAGAAATCTGAAGAAGCAGAGAAAAGTAAATCAGTGGTGCATGCGACAATTCCAAGAGCTACTAGTGGAACAATCTCTGGTATGATTGCCGATTTTAACAAGACTCTTGGTCTTTCTGGTGGTTATACAGTAGAAAATCAACAGAGTAAAGTAAATCTTCCTAGAAGCATCAATATGTCCCCTCTTCATTCGTCTGCACGTGAAGCCGGTGCCCGCAAAGACCAGAACCAGAATGTTGTTCATCAAAATGATGAAAAAGAATATCAGGAGATCTCTAAACCAGATGAAGATAATGCTACTGTTGAACTTCCGCCGCAACCAAGTCCATCAAGACGAATCCACAGACGACTCCCTCAGCCCACCATGGAACAAATGCAGGCTGCCGTTGTCATGGCTGCTCAAACTCCAAAAGGAAAGGCGTCATCACAAACCGTAGTAAAATCCATAGATCCACAAAATTCTCTAGGGAATGTGAAGAATGTTCATATAAAACCACTGAGTGCAGCACCACCTGTTTCTTCAAGTAATCTGCACGACAACAAGCAATCCGAACAACAAATATTGGTTGAAAATTCTTCCACTGATCAGATCGACCTTACTCTGACGGCCAATATACACCAAACGGATGATCCTTCTAATCAGACCAGCCAACATTTAACCAATCAAAAAGCATTTGCTTTGTCACAGAGTGTGCAGTCATTGACTTCTCCCGTCGTGTTGATGTGTGGGGTGACTTCCTTTGTTACCTCATCAACTACCACAATGACCACTGTGACTTCACGCCAAGTCGTTGCTGGGGCAACAATTCTTGAACCTATCTGTGTAGAAAGCAAACCTCCTGCTTTGGAAGTGGGAAAGGACCTCTGCATCAAAGACTCTTCTTCATCTGGAAATGGGTCATCACAGAATCACAGAACTGTGAAAGACAAA aCTAGTGAAAACTCCGATACACAGAGTGATCCAGATAACTGGAGATCTGGAAAGATTCGACGAAAACTTCCACCTCTTCCACGAGACCAAGAACCTTCGCCTATTCCTGCCAGGAAAAGTAAAGATCGAACTCGGAATCTTTCTATTGGCAGCACTCCGGTTCACTTAGCAGAAAACGGTGGGCTCTGCGGACATCATCGCTGGATGGTTCTCCTCAGACCGGGTCCACTGGAGACCTGA
- the LOC143237704 gene encoding uncharacterized protein LOC143237704 isoform X2 — MALAENMEKDITSQNRVPAEISTTKSNGVQKSTGSPTETTLRKNKLCPVCHVNEKTPQTTLRCTNCDRYTCEKCGHLLHEGDSQGQDWICVDCIRCSPRSTVKGPENSNSKTSRDSEDENTQPDTPTGSSQVQQSFEQLTESSNIYESYNSVAEYSKQQQFFKLEIDLPVTQEPVVDNIVKPHRDQQPSLTSDPESSSVHWHLQEHGANTSARDHPVEDNEDERGHLPGALHETDEKMEGEEKESDENTDVCIVLHPFVNRNLGCGLAIFDEEGETSSAQFQLAGQALNSDNAPTLIQWGDVEQTHCKTHGSNVQETSSISGEKIDKPFTCVDTEEPLHINGDVEPLNGDDQQQNVKKK; from the exons CGTACCAGCAGAGATCTCTACAACAAAATCAAACGGAGTGCAGAAATCTACAGGAAGTCCAACAGAAACGACTCTAAGGAAAAATAAGTTATGCCCTGTGTGTCACGTGAATGAAAAGACCCCCCAGACAACGTTACGATGTACAAACTGTGACAGATACACCTGTGAGAAGTGTGGACACTTACTACACGAAGGTGATAGTCAG GGTCAAGATTGGATATGTGTGGATTGTATTCGTTGTTCACCTCGGTCAACAGTCAAAGGACCAGAGAATTCTAATAGTAAGACATCTAGAGATTCGGAAGACGAAAACACACAACCTGACACACCCACAGGATCTTCCCAGGTTCAACAGTCTTTTGAACAACTTACAGAATCTTCGAATATTTACGAGTCGTATAATTCAGTCGCAGAATattccaaacaacaacagttCTTTAAGTTAGAAATAGATCTTCCCGTGACTCAGGAACCAGTTGTTGACAACATTGTAAAACCTCACAGAGATCAACAACCTTCCCTAACATCTGATCCAGAGTCTTCAAGTGTTCATTGGCATTTG CAAGAACATGGAGCAAATACGAGTGCACGAGACCATCCTGTCGAAGACAATGAAGATGAAAGAGGACATCTTCCTGGTGCACTTCATGAAACAGACGAGAAGATGGAAGGAGAAGAGAAAGAAAGTGATGAGAACACCGATGTTTGTATAGTTTTACATCCTTTTGTAAACCGAAACTTAGGATGTGGGCTCGCTATTTTTGATGAAGAAGGTGAAACATCTTCTGCCCAGTTCCAGTTAGCTGGACAAGCTCTGAACTCAGACAATGCCCCTACCTTGATCCAGTGGGGAG ACGTGGAACAGACACACTGTAAAACTCATGGATCAAACGTACAAGAAACCTCTTCCATATCGGGAGAGAAAATCGATAAACCTTTTACTTGTGTCGACACGGAAGAACCTTTACATATAAATGGTGATGTCGAGCCACTAAATGGCGACGACCagcaacaaaatgtaaaaaagaaataa
- the LOC143237704 gene encoding uncharacterized protein LOC143237704 isoform X1, protein MALAENMEKDITSQNRVPAEISTTKSNGVQKSTGSPTETTLRKNKLCPVCHVNEKTPQTTLRCTNCDRYTCEKCGHLLHEGDSQGQDWICVDCIRCSPRSTVKGPENSNSKTSRDSEDENTQPDTPTGSSQVQQSFEQLTESSNIYESYNSVAEYSKQQQFFKLEIDLPVTQEPVVDNIVKPHRDQQPSLTSDPESSSVHWHLVSTFLESTKQEHGANTSARDHPVEDNEDERGHLPGALHETDEKMEGEEKESDENTDVCIVLHPFVNRNLGCGLAIFDEEGETSSAQFQLAGQALNSDNAPTLIQWGDVEQTHCKTHGSNVQETSSISGEKIDKPFTCVDTEEPLHINGDVEPLNGDDQQQNVKKK, encoded by the exons CGTACCAGCAGAGATCTCTACAACAAAATCAAACGGAGTGCAGAAATCTACAGGAAGTCCAACAGAAACGACTCTAAGGAAAAATAAGTTATGCCCTGTGTGTCACGTGAATGAAAAGACCCCCCAGACAACGTTACGATGTACAAACTGTGACAGATACACCTGTGAGAAGTGTGGACACTTACTACACGAAGGTGATAGTCAG GGTCAAGATTGGATATGTGTGGATTGTATTCGTTGTTCACCTCGGTCAACAGTCAAAGGACCAGAGAATTCTAATAGTAAGACATCTAGAGATTCGGAAGACGAAAACACACAACCTGACACACCCACAGGATCTTCCCAGGTTCAACAGTCTTTTGAACAACTTACAGAATCTTCGAATATTTACGAGTCGTATAATTCAGTCGCAGAATattccaaacaacaacagttCTTTAAGTTAGAAATAGATCTTCCCGTGACTCAGGAACCAGTTGTTGACAACATTGTAAAACCTCACAGAGATCAACAACCTTCCCTAACATCTGATCCAGAGTCTTCAAGTGTTCATTGGCATTTGGTGAGTACTTTCTTAGAGTCTACAAAG CAAGAACATGGAGCAAATACGAGTGCACGAGACCATCCTGTCGAAGACAATGAAGATGAAAGAGGACATCTTCCTGGTGCACTTCATGAAACAGACGAGAAGATGGAAGGAGAAGAGAAAGAAAGTGATGAGAACACCGATGTTTGTATAGTTTTACATCCTTTTGTAAACCGAAACTTAGGATGTGGGCTCGCTATTTTTGATGAAGAAGGTGAAACATCTTCTGCCCAGTTCCAGTTAGCTGGACAAGCTCTGAACTCAGACAATGCCCCTACCTTGATCCAGTGGGGAG ACGTGGAACAGACACACTGTAAAACTCATGGATCAAACGTACAAGAAACCTCTTCCATATCGGGAGAGAAAATCGATAAACCTTTTACTTGTGTCGACACGGAAGAACCTTTACATATAAATGGTGATGTCGAGCCACTAAATGGCGACGACCagcaacaaaatgtaaaaaagaaataa